A region from the Kiritimatiellia bacterium genome encodes:
- a CDS encoding DUF1080 domain-containing protein, producing the protein MHCRTWSFAIALMLVTFYAAAGEPRLLFDGVSTNGWVLRGGHARFRIEDGCLVGTTVTGQPNSFLCPPGEYGDFVLEFEYLVAPKLNSGVQIRSQCFDRPVEVEHKGKKIVVPAGRVHGYQVEIDNDPHRARFWSAGLYEEGCRGWIFPGFAGGDGAAFTEQGRRLTKVDDWNRVRIECHGDSIRTWLNGELRVEARDARVAKGFIGFQVHSHKEPGLEVRWRNIRIRELP; encoded by the coding sequence ATGCATTGCCGCACGTGGTCCTTCGCGATCGCTCTGATGCTCGTGACATTCTACGCCGCCGCCGGAGAACCGCGGCTCCTGTTCGACGGGGTATCCACGAACGGCTGGGTCCTTCGCGGCGGACATGCCCGCTTCCGGATTGAGGACGGTTGCCTCGTCGGCACAACGGTCACCGGTCAGCCGAACTCTTTCCTTTGTCCGCCCGGTGAGTACGGCGATTTTGTGCTCGAATTCGAATACCTCGTGGCTCCGAAGTTGAACTCGGGAGTGCAGATCCGCAGCCAGTGCTTCGATCGTCCGGTCGAAGTGGAGCACAAAGGCAAGAAGATCGTCGTGCCGGCCGGCCGGGTGCACGGCTATCAGGTCGAGATCGACAACGACCCCCACCGTGCGCGGTTCTGGAGCGCGGGTCTGTACGAAGAGGGCTGCCGCGGCTGGATTTTTCCCGGCTTCGCCGGTGGCGATGGCGCCGCGTTCACCGAACAGGGACGCCGGCTGACCAAAGTGGACGACTGGAACCGCGTCCGCATCGAGTGCCACGGCGACTCGATCCGCACCTGGTTGAACGGCGAGCTGCGGGTGGAGGCCCGGGACGCCCGCGTTGCGAAAGGGTTTATTGGGTTTCAGGTCCACAGTCACAAGGAGCCGGGCCTCGAGGTGCGATGGCGGAACATTCGAATCCGCGAGTTGCCGTGA
- a CDS encoding glycosyltransferase family 4 protein, translating into MKVAIVTAGSGGRFYCQNCHRDLALARALRAAGVDVVIVPLYFPISLGSGEVARSAPLQFGAIRVAVEQWFPGFARRWPRIARWLDAPWGLRLAAAHAGAVNPRRLGPMTLSMLRGESGRQAAELERLVSWFRMDGRPDAIVLSNALLVGLARRLRSETGSPVLCLLQDEDVWLDAIPFPNRDAVEAELRERASAVDRFVAVTRAFADRFAPRLGVPRGTITVIGPPVEAPAEPAPAPATPAIGYRARLCASLGLDEVIHAWLTLRRSPEFRRLRLYAVGGALRSDQAALRRWQRRLAASGDLDDAVFETVLDPARADEFHRNISLLSVPSRTEDGGGLQLLEAIAAGVPVVQPDRGAFGEIVRTTGGGWLYDESVPGALALALRPLLADPCRLRERGATGRAAVMRTYSPTAIAAAWVELLKEVGARP; encoded by the coding sequence GTGAAAGTGGCGATCGTCACGGCGGGTTCGGGCGGCCGGTTCTACTGCCAGAACTGCCATCGCGACCTTGCGCTTGCACGCGCACTCCGCGCGGCCGGCGTGGACGTGGTGATTGTCCCGCTCTATTTTCCGATCAGTTTGGGATCTGGTGAGGTGGCCCGCAGCGCGCCCCTGCAGTTCGGGGCAATCCGCGTCGCAGTGGAGCAGTGGTTTCCCGGATTCGCGCGCCGATGGCCGCGCATCGCCCGCTGGCTCGATGCGCCGTGGGGACTGCGGCTGGCCGCCGCACATGCAGGGGCGGTGAATCCGCGCCGGCTCGGTCCGATGACCCTCTCGATGCTGCGCGGTGAAAGCGGCCGCCAGGCTGCCGAGTTGGAACGGCTTGTCTCGTGGTTCCGGATGGATGGCCGCCCCGACGCGATCGTCCTTTCCAACGCGCTGCTGGTGGGTCTCGCACGCCGCCTCCGGAGCGAGACGGGCTCGCCAGTTCTCTGTCTGCTGCAAGATGAGGATGTCTGGCTCGATGCGATCCCTTTCCCCAACCGTGACGCCGTGGAAGCGGAACTGCGCGAGCGCGCTTCCGCGGTTGACCGCTTCGTCGCCGTGACCCGCGCATTTGCGGACCGTTTTGCACCCCGGCTCGGCGTGCCTCGCGGAACGATCACTGTGATCGGCCCGCCGGTCGAGGCGCCCGCCGAGCCCGCGCCCGCCCCTGCCACACCCGCCATCGGCTACCGGGCCCGCCTCTGCGCGTCGCTCGGTCTCGACGAGGTCATCCACGCGTGGCTCACCCTGCGCCGTTCACCCGAGTTCCGACGGTTGCGCCTCTACGCGGTCGGCGGTGCGCTGCGCTCGGATCAGGCCGCGTTGCGGCGCTGGCAACGGCGCCTGGCCGCCTCCGGCGACTTGGACGACGCGGTTTTTGAAACCGTGCTCGACCCTGCGCGCGCGGACGAGTTCCACCGAAACATTTCGCTTCTGTCTGTCCCCTCCCGCACCGAGGACGGTGGCGGCCTGCAACTGCTCGAGGCGATCGCAGCGGGCGTGCCGGTGGTGCAGCCCGACCGCGGCGCGTTCGGCGAAATCGTTCGGACCACCGGCGGGGGATGGCTCTACGACGAGTCGGTGCCGGGAGCGCTCGCGCTGGCGCTCCGCCCACTGCTGGCCGATCCCTGCCGCCTCCGCGAACGCGGCGCCACTGGCCGCGCTGCGGTCATGCGAACATATTCCCCCACCGCAATCGCAGCGGCCTGGGTGGAACTGCTGAAAGAAGTCGGCGCCCGGCCATGA
- the trxB gene encoding thioredoxin-disulfide reductase, giving the protein MDNVIILGSGSAGYTAAIYTARANLEPLVVEGPQPGGQLTTTTEVENFPGFPKGVDGFELMHLQRQQAERFGARVVSGSAVAVDLSGEPLKVTLDNGQTLKTRTLIIATGARAKYLGLPSEQALIGHGVSACATCDGAFFRGVPVCVVGGGDTAMEEATFLTRYASEVIIIHRRDKFRASPIMAQRALSNPKIRVMWNSVVEEVHDPAQRKVVGVTVRNVLTGERSRLEVGGYFCAIGHEPNTAIFRGQLELDANGYIRTEFTRTSRPGVFACGDVQDSVYRQAITAAGSGCMAAIEAVRYLEARGG; this is encoded by the coding sequence ATGGACAATGTGATCATTCTGGGGTCCGGCTCAGCGGGCTACACCGCCGCGATTTATACGGCCCGGGCGAACCTCGAACCGCTGGTGGTCGAGGGCCCGCAACCGGGGGGGCAGCTCACGACGACCACGGAGGTAGAAAACTTCCCCGGCTTTCCGAAAGGCGTGGACGGATTCGAGCTGATGCATCTGCAGCGTCAGCAGGCGGAACGGTTCGGTGCTCGAGTGGTGTCCGGTTCGGCGGTGGCGGTGGACCTCAGCGGTGAACCGCTGAAGGTGACGCTCGACAACGGGCAGACGCTGAAGACCCGCACGTTGATCATCGCGACCGGTGCGCGCGCGAAGTATCTCGGGCTGCCCAGCGAGCAGGCGCTGATCGGCCACGGCGTTTCCGCCTGTGCCACCTGCGACGGCGCGTTCTTCCGCGGCGTTCCGGTATGTGTGGTGGGCGGGGGCGACACCGCGATGGAGGAGGCGACCTTTCTGACTCGTTACGCCTCGGAGGTGATCATCATTCATCGTCGGGACAAGTTTCGGGCTTCACCGATCATGGCGCAGCGAGCGCTCTCGAACCCGAAAATCCGGGTGATGTGGAACTCGGTGGTGGAGGAGGTCCATGATCCCGCGCAGCGAAAGGTCGTGGGCGTCACGGTTCGCAACGTCCTGACCGGCGAGAGGTCTCGGCTGGAGGTTGGCGGATACTTTTGCGCAATCGGCCATGAGCCGAACACCGCGATCTTTCGGGGGCAGCTGGAGCTCGACGCCAACGGCTACATTCGGACGGAGTTCACGCGGACCTCGCGGCCGGGGGTGTTCGCCTGTGGTGATGTGCAGGATTCGGTCTACCGCCAGGCGATCACCGCAGCCGGCAGCGGCTGCATGGCCGCGATCGAGGCGGTCCGTTATCTCGAGGCGCGGGGCGGATGA
- a CDS encoding ABC transporter ATP-binding protein, with amino-acid sequence MTPLLEFREVYKSYPGPDGGPPVEVLRGVDWRLEEGEAAVIVGPSGSGKSTLLNLAGALDIPTAGTVRLQGTDLTRADDATLAAVRRECVGFVFQQHLLMPHLTVLENVLLPLLADRRGPVPEEYARELLDRVGLTPRLHHRPAQLSGGEQQRVALARALVRRPALLLADEPTGSLDRTTAAAVASLLMELHTSLRFAMVVVTHSAELASRLPRQWTLHDGRLRPLA; translated from the coding sequence ATGACTCCCTTGCTCGAGTTCCGCGAGGTGTACAAATCATATCCGGGACCGGACGGGGGGCCCCCCGTCGAGGTTCTCCGCGGTGTGGACTGGCGTCTGGAGGAGGGAGAGGCCGCGGTGATCGTCGGTCCCTCCGGCTCGGGCAAGAGCACGCTTCTCAATCTCGCCGGAGCTCTCGACATCCCCACCGCCGGCACGGTCCGGCTGCAAGGCACCGACCTGACCCGCGCCGACGACGCTACGCTCGCCGCCGTGCGGCGGGAATGTGTCGGGTTTGTATTCCAGCAACACCTGTTGATGCCCCACTTGACGGTTCTGGAAAACGTGCTACTGCCGCTGCTCGCGGACCGGCGCGGCCCCGTGCCGGAGGAGTACGCGCGCGAGCTGCTCGATCGCGTCGGTTTGACACCGCGACTCCATCACCGTCCGGCACAACTCTCCGGCGGCGAACAGCAGCGCGTCGCGCTCGCCCGCGCACTCGTCCGCCGCCCGGCACTGCTGCTGGCAGACGAGCCGACCGGGTCCCTCGACCGCACCACTGCGGCGGCGGTCGCATCGCTTCTGATGGAGCTGCACACCTCGCTTCGCTTTGCGATGGTGGTCGTCACTCACTCCGCCGAGCTGGCTTCCCGCCTGCCCCGCCAGTGGACGCTCCACGACGGCCGGCTCCGTCCCCTCGCGTGA